A stretch of DNA from Caldanaerovirga acetigignens:
GCGCTGGGGAGGCTATAAAGACAAAAAAGAAGCTATTTCGGAATCCAGATTAGATGCGATAATCTCTATAGGTTTAGGCGGATTGATTTCCATGGCAGTAATAATCACATCATCCTCTATGTTTGGGACAGGCGTACAAATTAAATCTGGAGCTGACATGGCACGTCAGCTAGAGCCCCTTCTAGGGCCATGGGCAAAGTGGTTCTTTGCTTTAGGGCTTTTTGGTGCCGGAATATCGTCGGCAATGACCGCACCTTTGGCGGCAGCTTATGCTATTACGGGTATATTGGGGTTAAAGAGTGACTTAAAGGCAAATTACTTCCGCGCTATCTGGCTAATCGTAATATTGATTGGTGCTACAGTAGCTTTTATAGGGGCAAACCCGGTTCAGGTAATAGTCTTCGCCCAAGCAGTCAACGGTATACTGCTACCAATTTCAGCAATACTTCTAATCCTAGTAATAAACAACAAAAAGATAATGAAGGATTTCGTCAATACAACCGTATCAAACATACTCGGATATTTTGTAGTAGCAGTAACAGTAGTCCTAGGCTTGAGAATGATCTTAGTCGCCTTAAAAATAATATAAATTTTTTACGATTTTTTGGGCCTTTACGGCCCTTTTCTTTTGCATTAAAATATTCCTATCGAACATGTATCTGCACAGGGTGATAAAACGATGGAGAGGTCTCAAATTTTAATAGTAGATGACGAGCCATCAATATGTAGCGCCTTAAAAATGGCTCTTCAAGCAGAAGGTTATTCAGTCAAAACCGCTCTAAGCGGCAAAGAAGGGCTAAACATTCTAAAAAATCACTCTTACGATGCGGTCATTCTAGATCTTCGCCTACCCGACATTGATGGAATGCAACTCATTGAAAAAATTAGAGAACTTGCCTATGATACTATAATTATCATAATCACTGCCTTTGGAGATACGAAGGCAGCAGTAGAAGCTGTAAAAAAAGGCGCCTACGATTTCATAACCAAACCATTTGACCTAACCGAAATCAAACTTTCTCTGGAAAGAGCATTAAGAGAAAAAGCATTAAAGAGCGAGAATGAGCTTTTGAAATTAAAACAAGAAAGAACAGTATTCATAACCAGCGATAAAAGAATGCTTGAAATTTTATCTCAAATTGATATTATCGCTCAATCAGATTCAAACGTTCTTATAGAAGGAGAAACTGGCACTGGAAAGGAACTCATTGCAAGGGTTATTCATGAGAAAAGCCGGCGGTCGTCTGGCCCTTTCGTGCCCATAAATTGCAGCGCTCTCCCTGCAAGTCTTTTCGAAAGCGAACTCTTCGGCTACGAGAAAAATGCCTTTACAGGAGCAGGGGATAGGAAAAAGGGATTATTTGAACTTGCCAATAATGGCACCCTATTCCTCGACGAAGTAGGTGAATTACCCTTAGAGCTTCAATCCAAATTACTTCGGGCTTTAGAAGAAAGAAAGATTAGAAGAGTAGGTGGTCTGTCATATATTCCTGTCAATGTCCGCATAATTTCAGCTACAAACAAAAACCTAAAGTATGAATCCGAACAGGGTAATTTCAGATCTGATCTTTATTTTCGCCTTTGCGTATTCAACATAAAGATCCCGCCCCTCCGGGAAAGAAAATCCGATATAGTCCCACTTATAGAATACTATCGCAACTTTTTTAATAAACTTTTTAAAAAGAACATAAAATGTTTTTCTGAAGGCGCTGTCAGCATTCTTCAAAAATACTCTTGGCCCGGTAATGTGAGGGAGCTTAAAAACATACTTGAGCGGGCTTTTATTCTTGCTCAAAAGGACATAATTACAGAGCGCGAATTGCCATCAGAACTATTAGAACTAAAAGAAGGTGAAAATGCAAAATTTGAAATATCAACAACTAATTCCTTTATTCCCCTGGAAGAGTTGGAAAAAAGACATATAAAGGAGGCTCTTGAAAGAACCCAGTGGAACATAACTAAAGCTGCAGAACTTCTAGGCATAAGTCGCTTTGCCCTACAGCGCCGGATTAAAAAATATTTCGCTAATGAGAAAACTTAACCGACAAATTCTTCCAGTTTTTCTATCTGCTTTATCATAATTTTTTTCTGGCTTACTTCTATTATGCCTTCCTTCTTGAGTTTGTTTAGACACTTAGTTACTGTTACTCTATCGCATCCGATTAATTGAGCGATATTCTCGTGGGTCAAAGGTAAATCTATAATACGTCCGTCATCTAATACCTTGTTCTGCTGGCAACACAGTCTGAGCAATACATCGCAGAGCTTGCCCAATGAATCTTTAAATAAAAGGTCATAAAGCTGCATCATCAATATCCTGAACTTTCTACACATACTATGGGTTATATATTTATATGCTTCAGGGTTACTCTTTAAAATTCTTTCCAAATCTTTTTCAAACAACACAGAGATTTCACTATGTTCCATGGCTTGCCCCTCAATCATATCTTCTCCACCGCCTAAGTAAGCAAATTCCCCGAAAATTTCCCCTGGTTGGAGAAAATAAAGGATCTTTTCCCTTCCATTGTACCCAAAAACCGATTGTTTCACCCGGCCTTTAGTCACTATAGCTATATAAGCTTCACTGCTATTGATTTTTATTATCTCACCCTTTTTGTAAAATTTCTTCGAACCTTGCTTGGCTAAATCAAGAAAAAAACTTCTCATCTTCTCTTGTCTTTTGATATCAAATATCTTTTCGTAATAATCTCTCATTTCTATCAACCCTGAATTTAGAATTTGACCTTTCTAGTTTATTTAAGTAATTATTGTAGATATTATAACAAAAAAGCAGGTACTTAGCACCTGCTTTCACTATAATAAAGGTTGTTTTATTTTAATTAAATTAAAATCGACTGCTCTATCGCTACTGTCAAAGCTTTTACAATCTCATTTAGCCCCATAGCCGGAGTGTTTTTCTTATCCACTACCTGTTCGAAAAGATAAGGCACGTGGATGAACCCTGCTTTCATGTGTGGCCTTTTTTTAGAAGCGTAATACAAAACACCGTACATCACGTGGTTGCAAACATAGGTACCTGCGGTATTCGAAACTTCTGCAGGAATTTTTTCCTTTTTTATGGCCTCCACAATCCTCTTTATAGGCAGGGTAGAAAAGTAGGCATTTTCTCCGTCGGGAAATATCGGCTGGTCTATAGGCTGATTACCTTCATTGTCAGGTATTCGGGCGTCATCAACGTTGATTGCCACCCTCTCTACAGAAATGGCATATCTCCCTCCCGCCTGACCTACACAAATTACCACATCCGGATTTTCTTTTTCGATTTCGCTAAATAATACATCGAGGCTCTTTCTAAAAACCGTAGGGAGTTCCCTAACCACCACCTGTGCACCATTTATTTCTTTTGGAAGGAGTTTTACCGCTTCCAGAGCTGGATTTACCTTTTCTCCACCAAATGGTTCAAATCCCGTAACAAGCACTTTCACTGTTAATTCCCCTTTCTCTTAAAATGCAAGAACAAGCATAAGGATTATGTGAATTATAAGTAAAACTATTCCCACTGGAATCTGCTTTTTAATTATCATATACTTATCCTTCAATTCCAAAATTGACGCCGAAACTATATTAAAGTTTGCGGCCATAGGAGTCATAAGAGTGCCGCAGTATCCAGCGGTCATCGCAAGCGCTGCTGCAACAGCAGGATCTGCACCCTGATTCAGTACAAATGGCACCCCCACGCCAGCCGTTATGACTGCAAAAGCGGCAAAAGCATTGCCCATTATAATGGTAAAAAGTGCCATTCCCACACAGTACGCAATGACCCCTAATGTTATGTTATCTGCTGGTAATATCGCACCTATCCCTTTTGATATGACTTCTCCTACTCCCGCGGCATTAAATAGCGCTCCCAGAGCCGCTAACAGTTGAGGTAATATAGATGCAGGACCTACCTGATGAAGCAGCCTTGCACTTTCCCTAGTTGCTTCGTCAATTCTCGCACCTGTTGTGACAAAACTAATCAAAAGCGCAATTACAGCTCCTATTCCTAAACCGACAAGTCCCCCGAGCTTGGTAAATTGGGCTATTCCGAAGGCCGCCACTGCTATGGCTAATGCAGGGACAAAAAGTTTGTTTCCTATTTCGGCAGCTTTTTTCTCCTTAAATTCAGGAGAAGATGTAAAAAACTTCCCTACTCTGACCTGCTTGAAAGCAGCAAGGATCGCCATAACAAGTATCATCGCGCCGACAACGTTTTTGGGTATATACCTGCCGATAGTAAAAACTAAACCGAGGATAGCCCAAAAGAGCGAAGTTCCTATCCTGCACTCTTGTTCTTTTCCATTAAAAGCATAATACGCAGCGATAAAAGATATAATTCCACACATTACGTAAAGCAGTTCAAGAAGTATATTCTGCATAATTATACCCCCTATGCCATTTTTTTCTTACGGATAAGTTTTTTGTCATAATACAAAAATTGAACTGCTGAAACAATAACTGCAATTACGGCAATTGGAATTGATGCTTTCGCAACGGCAAGGGCCTCAACATTAAATCCAAGTTCTTTTAATACCCCAATAATAAGGAGTACTCCACCAGACGCCACAAAGACGTTCTGTCCGTAGAAGTTCCCATAATTTTCTGTAGCTCCCGCAAGCCCCTTTAATTCTTCAATGTCCTGTTCTTCTAATTCACCATAATTATTTTTTGCAGAACCTTCTGCCATAGGAAGGATTAAAGGTCTTATAAATTGCACGTGCCCACCTAACCTTAAACTCAATGCAGCAGCTAGCGTCCTGAGAGCGGTATATATCACGAATAATCGCCCTGGCGTTAGTGATTTCATTTTTCCTATTAGATACGCAGCTCTTTCTCTAAGTCCGTAACACTCGAGAATTCCTATAGCAGGCAATGTCACAAAAAACACCGTCATATATCTGTTTGTTATAAAGGCATCTCCTAATGCAGTAAGTATCTGGTTAAAACTCATGCCAGCCGTAAGTCCCGTAGCCAATCCTGCAACAACAACCACAGCTATCGGATCGAGCTTTAATGCAAAGCCCACAATGATAATTAAAATGCCGATTAGTTTAATCATACTATACCTCCTGTCCTTTTTTTATCAATATTAAAAAAAATACAGATCTATTACTGTTGCGTAGACTACAAATTTTGAAATTAATTGTCTAGACATGCGAAAAGTAGAAAAGCAGAAAGTGATTTTAATTGAGAATAAATTATAGCATTATGAGAATAAAATTTATAGAGGCAACAAAACGAGGAGAGTGTTGTAATGATTTCAAGAAACCAACTAAGAGGTATTACTTTTGGAGTTATCTGGTGTTTGATTTCATGGATTCCATATTACACGGACTATTTATCTATCTTTCGGCCAATTATAGGAATTCCTGCTTACCTAGGCCTTAATCTAGAACTTTTGCTGAACAAAGGAGATTCTTTCGCTTACAGCATCTTAATAGGCGCCGGAATAGGATTTGTTATTAGTAGCCTTGTCGGATTTGCAAAAGATGGAATCAAAATAATAGGACTTTTCCCGCGAAATAGGAAAAAGCTTTATAAAAGGGGCATTTAAAAGCCCTTTTTTTGTTAAGTTGTATCTATGAAAGATATAGCTAATAAGATTCGCATTACCAATTTAGTTTTAAAATGTCCAATATTATGCTATAATTACTTGTGGTCAAAAAAATATTTTGGGAGTGGATATGCTTGAGTTTAGAGAATTCACTTACACTTCTGGGAGGCCTTGGGCTTTTTATTTATGGTATGAAGCTTATGGGAGAAGGTTTGGAAAGAGCTGCTGGGGACAGGCTGCGTG
This window harbors:
- a CDS encoding sigma-54-dependent transcriptional regulator; translation: MERSQILIVDDEPSICSALKMALQAEGYSVKTALSGKEGLNILKNHSYDAVILDLRLPDIDGMQLIEKIRELAYDTIIIIITAFGDTKAAVEAVKKGAYDFITKPFDLTEIKLSLERALREKALKSENELLKLKQERTVFITSDKRMLEILSQIDIIAQSDSNVLIEGETGTGKELIARVIHEKSRRSSGPFVPINCSALPASLFESELFGYEKNAFTGAGDRKKGLFELANNGTLFLDEVGELPLELQSKLLRALEERKIRRVGGLSYIPVNVRIISATNKNLKYESEQGNFRSDLYFRLCVFNIKIPPLRERKSDIVPLIEYYRNFFNKLFKKNIKCFSEGAVSILQKYSWPGNVRELKNILERAFILAQKDIITERELPSELLELKEGENAKFEISTTNSFIPLEELEKRHIKEALERTQWNITKAAELLGISRFALQRRIKKYFANEKT
- a CDS encoding Crp/Fnr family transcriptional regulator gives rise to the protein MRDYYEKIFDIKRQEKMRSFFLDLAKQGSKKFYKKGEIIKINSSEAYIAIVTKGRVKQSVFGYNGREKILYFLQPGEIFGEFAYLGGGEDMIEGQAMEHSEISVLFEKDLERILKSNPEAYKYITHSMCRKFRILMMQLYDLLFKDSLGKLCDVLLRLCCQQNKVLDDGRIIDLPLTHENIAQLIGCDRVTVTKCLNKLKKEGIIEVSQKKIMIKQIEKLEEFVG
- the pcp gene encoding pyroglutamyl-peptidase I, which translates into the protein MKVLVTGFEPFGGEKVNPALEAVKLLPKEINGAQVVVRELPTVFRKSLDVLFSEIEKENPDVVICVGQAGGRYAISVERVAINVDDARIPDNEGNQPIDQPIFPDGENAYFSTLPIKRIVEAIKKEKIPAEVSNTAGTYVCNHVMYGVLYYASKKRPHMKAGFIHVPYLFEQVVDKKNTPAMGLNEIVKALTVAIEQSILI
- a CDS encoding DUF979 domain-containing protein produces the protein MMQNILLELLYVMCGIISFIAAYYAFNGKEQECRIGTSLFWAILGLVFTIGRYIPKNVVGAMILVMAILAAFKQVRVGKFFTSSPEFKEKKAAEIGNKLFVPALAIAVAAFGIAQFTKLGGLVGLGIGAVIALLISFVTTGARIDEATRESARLLHQVGPASILPQLLAALGALFNAAGVGEVISKGIGAILPADNITLGVIAYCVGMALFTIIMGNAFAAFAVITAGVGVPFVLNQGADPAVAAALAMTAGYCGTLMTPMAANFNIVSASILELKDKYMIIKKQIPVGIVLLIIHIILMLVLAF
- a CDS encoding DUF969 domain-containing protein, whose translation is MIKLIGILIIIVGFALKLDPIAVVVVAGLATGLTAGMSFNQILTALGDAFITNRYMTVFFVTLPAIGILECYGLRERAAYLIGKMKSLTPGRLFVIYTALRTLAAALSLRLGGHVQFIRPLILPMAEGSAKNNYGELEEQDIEELKGLAGATENYGNFYGQNVFVASGGVLLIIGVLKELGFNVEALAVAKASIPIAVIAVIVSAVQFLYYDKKLIRKKKMA